In Pseudomonas oryzicola, one DNA window encodes the following:
- a CDS encoding PIG-L deacetylase family protein, which translates to MSRKQQLLKRHRRNKRLGLLVGLVALVALGVFTWWWLPLLLLPMLWAGHEAWFADHLFYAPGEDYVYDFGDQARAVVASLDAGLLKADCVLQGNETLILELQVKSSWLGRLFDPKVELLASGQDDRQTFERGVDGVRFLNLTGLAAPLQKGLLRLRARHCRLLGQPRLWITPAVELQRRRVMVIAPHADDAELAAYGLYSQADETWVVTLTAGEIEAEHYQQMGLAEAEAARLKGRLRAWDSIAVPRWAGVPQSRCVQLGYFCLQLPAMQAAPDQPVASREAELADVRVFRQFNPFPLPADGDGAPTWHNLLADLRALLEMARPQVLVMPHPQLDPHPDHICAQAAVLEALQGLAWQPQTLLCYANHLHDNDRWPMGDSGDGVALPPQLSADQAWAPCSLVLDLATQRDKAMALGMMHDLQPPAPFKRRVRRLLQRWLAGRRPSPYGENEFFRKAVRRHELFWRREL; encoded by the coding sequence GTGAGCCGCAAGCAGCAGTTGCTCAAGCGCCACCGGCGCAACAAGCGCCTGGGCTTGCTGGTGGGCCTGGTCGCGTTGGTTGCCTTGGGGGTATTCACCTGGTGGTGGTTGCCGCTGCTGCTGTTACCGATGTTGTGGGCAGGTCACGAAGCCTGGTTTGCCGACCATCTGTTCTATGCGCCTGGCGAGGACTACGTCTACGACTTCGGCGATCAGGCCCGGGCGGTTGTCGCCAGCCTCGACGCTGGCCTGCTCAAGGCCGACTGTGTGTTGCAAGGCAACGAAACCCTGATCCTCGAACTGCAGGTAAAAAGCAGCTGGCTGGGACGCTTGTTCGACCCGAAGGTCGAGCTGCTGGCTAGCGGGCAGGACGATCGGCAAACCTTCGAGCGCGGTGTCGATGGCGTGCGTTTTCTCAACCTGACCGGCTTGGCCGCGCCCTTGCAAAAAGGCTTGTTGCGCCTGCGTGCCCGCCATTGCCGCTTGCTAGGCCAGCCGCGCCTGTGGATAACCCCGGCGGTCGAATTGCAGCGGCGGCGGGTGATGGTGATCGCGCCGCATGCCGATGACGCCGAGCTGGCCGCATACGGTCTCTACAGTCAGGCCGACGAAACCTGGGTGGTAACCCTCACCGCCGGTGAAATCGAGGCTGAGCACTACCAGCAGATGGGCCTGGCCGAGGCCGAGGCTGCGCGGTTGAAAGGTCGCCTGCGGGCCTGGGACAGCATCGCCGTGCCACGCTGGGCCGGTGTGCCGCAGTCGCGTTGCGTGCAGCTGGGCTATTTCTGCCTGCAACTGCCTGCCATGCAGGCCGCGCCAGACCAGCCGGTTGCCTCTCGTGAGGCCGAGCTCGCCGATGTCCGGGTGTTCCGCCAGTTCAACCCGTTCCCGCTGCCGGCCGACGGCGATGGAGCACCGACCTGGCACAACCTGCTGGCCGACCTGCGGGCCTTGCTGGAAATGGCCAGGCCGCAGGTGCTGGTGATGCCACACCCGCAGCTCGACCCGCACCCTGACCACATCTGCGCCCAGGCGGCAGTGCTGGAGGCCTTGCAAGGCCTGGCCTGGCAGCCACAAACCCTGCTTTGCTACGCCAACCACCTGCATGACAACGACCGCTGGCCGATGGGCGACAGTGGCGATGGCGTGGCCTTGCCACCGCAGTTGAGCGCTGATCAGGCCTGGGCACCCTGCAGCCTGGTGCTGGACCTGGCGACCCAGCGTGACAAGGCCATGGCCCTGGGCATGATGCATGACCTGCAGCCTCCTGCGCCGTTCAAGCGCCGTGTGCGTCGCTTGTTGCAGCGCTGGCTGGCCGGGCGGCGGCCATCGCCTTACGGGGAGAACGAGTTCTTCCGCAAGGCCGTGCGCCGACATGAGCTGTTCTGGCGGCGTGAGCTGTAG
- a CDS encoding glycosyltransferase: MKVLFLVQKEQRAILDRLYDGVAANCECDLRWLTSEDQRNLRRYFKREVQVERYDRIVFFLRFKQEIRQVAFIRTVPNLVILEHDAYQNYIPCKYTGKFSAHYRQLPWARVISSGYMVSERLRQEGFDAVFVPKGYDEQLLGDQGRERDIELAFVGSTNSVAYSGRKALLDELGRVEDLVVTRTKSGEDYCNTLNRIRFFVSADVGMGEYMIKNFEAMACGCVLLAYDQGEEENRALGLQDMHNVVFYNSIPTLQEKLRRLRAEPELARRIAENGRQLAVSRFSFAAVGRSIVDHMRPALRPHPPLSAWQRLRLKLGI; this comes from the coding sequence ATGAAAGTCCTATTTCTGGTGCAGAAGGAACAGCGGGCCATTCTCGACCGCCTGTACGATGGCGTCGCGGCCAACTGTGAATGCGACCTGCGTTGGCTGACCAGCGAAGACCAGCGCAACCTGCGCCGCTATTTCAAGCGCGAAGTGCAGGTCGAGCGCTATGATCGCATCGTGTTCTTCCTGCGTTTCAAGCAGGAGATTCGCCAGGTGGCGTTCATCCGCACGGTGCCGAACCTGGTCATTCTCGAGCATGACGCCTACCAGAACTACATCCCGTGCAAGTACACCGGCAAGTTCAGTGCGCATTACCGTCAGCTGCCATGGGCGCGCGTGATCAGCTCTGGCTACATGGTCAGCGAGCGCCTGCGCCAGGAAGGTTTCGATGCCGTGTTCGTGCCCAAGGGCTACGACGAGCAGTTGCTGGGCGACCAGGGGCGTGAGCGTGACATCGAACTGGCCTTCGTCGGCAGCACCAACAGCGTGGCCTATAGCGGCCGCAAGGCGCTGCTGGATGAACTGGGCCGGGTCGAGGACCTGGTAGTGACCCGCACCAAGTCGGGTGAGGACTACTGCAACACGCTCAACCGTATTCGCTTTTTCGTCAGCGCCGACGTCGGCATGGGCGAATACATGATCAAGAACTTCGAAGCCATGGCCTGTGGCTGTGTGTTGCTGGCGTATGACCAGGGCGAGGAAGAGAACCGCGCGCTGGGCCTGCAGGACATGCACAACGTGGTGTTCTATAACAGCATTCCGACCCTGCAGGAAAAGCTCCGCCGTTTGCGCGCGGAGCCCGAACTGGCCCGGCGGATTGCGGAAAACGGCCGCCAGCTGGCGGTTTCCCGGTTTAGTTTCGCCGCAGTTGGTCGTAGCATCGTCGACCACATGCGCCCGGCGCTCAGGCCCCACCCACCGTTATCTGCATGGCAGCGGTTGCGCTTGAAACTGGGCATCTAA
- a CDS encoding glycosyltransferase family 2 protein, with protein sequence MRFSNESDVTLVVTSCGRFDLLKDTLESFDRCNTAPIREVFITEDSGDDAVHAAVPEHWKPHCKVFVNRPKLGQLPSIDLAYSHVKTPYIFHCEDDWHFYRQGFIEDSRAILDVSPGLLQVWLRSHAHDLAIHSPYIHLGDRQVIAGVPCYPLLSDKAEWQAFSLNPGLRRLSDYQRCAPFAAYAGEKALSRRYAELNLTAVTLEGDAVLHTGFGNHVTLPIEVERKTKRRKRDRMKLALTLVAGAVVGMGITILVQ encoded by the coding sequence GTGCGCTTTTCAAATGAGAGTGACGTCACGCTCGTCGTGACCAGTTGTGGGCGGTTCGATCTGCTCAAAGATACCCTTGAGAGTTTCGACCGCTGCAACACCGCGCCGATTCGTGAGGTATTCATCACCGAAGACTCCGGTGATGACGCCGTGCATGCGGCTGTGCCGGAACACTGGAAACCGCACTGCAAGGTGTTCGTGAACCGACCCAAACTCGGCCAGTTGCCGTCCATCGATCTGGCCTACAGCCACGTCAAGACACCTTACATCTTCCATTGCGAGGACGACTGGCATTTCTATCGCCAGGGGTTCATAGAAGATTCCCGAGCCATTCTGGATGTCAGCCCTGGCCTGTTGCAGGTCTGGCTGCGCAGTCATGCCCATGACCTGGCCATCCATAGCCCGTACATCCACCTCGGTGATCGCCAGGTGATCGCCGGCGTGCCTTGCTATCCGTTGCTGTCCGATAAGGCCGAGTGGCAGGCGTTTTCGCTTAACCCCGGGCTGCGTCGTTTGAGCGACTACCAACGCTGTGCGCCATTTGCCGCCTATGCTGGAGAAAAAGCACTTTCTCGACGCTACGCTGAGTTAAATCTGACAGCGGTCACCTTGGAGGGTGATGCAGTATTGCATACTGGATTTGGTAATCATGTGACCTTGCCGATTGAAGTGGAGCGCAAGACCAAACGTCGTAAACGTGACCGTATGAAATTGGCGTTGACGCTGGTGGCGGGGGCCGTGGTTGGCATGGGAATCACCATTCTTGTTCAATAA
- a CDS encoding glycosyltransferase, which translates to MNIVNMMWAGGTPYMSIHKVHRQVLAHAGADARISNWLLLGSGLCCGIGSTREWHMPSRALKGRHLWRLLRPWLRMRLRKALNEAQAEVVLLDGVGVARLVLPLLHQVPQLRAKVLFHGKTRLSASDVRLLRSYPAERLSIAAVSQTLAASLEHELNRPVQTLRMALDPLAFAEPLLSREAARQALQLPQATGVMLGAVGRLVESKGFEMLIKAFAKASVGQPGLQLAIIGEGPLRALLQARIDALGLTGRVHLSGHRDDLQQLYRAFDWLLVPSRSEGLGLVVQEAVMADVPVVCSDLQVFREQLQDTGGYLPVANENAWAEAIERCAALNASLVAARQRQALAPEQAWQAFCNGSQSLLRS; encoded by the coding sequence ATGAACATCGTCAATATGATGTGGGCGGGTGGAACGCCGTACATGTCCATCCACAAGGTTCATCGGCAGGTGCTGGCGCATGCGGGCGCCGATGCCCGGATCAGTAACTGGCTGCTGCTGGGCAGCGGCCTCTGTTGTGGAATCGGTTCGACCCGGGAGTGGCACATGCCGTCGCGGGCACTGAAGGGGCGCCACCTCTGGCGCCTGTTGCGCCCGTGGTTGCGCATGCGCTTGCGCAAGGCGCTGAACGAGGCCCAGGCTGAAGTCGTGCTGCTGGATGGTGTCGGTGTGGCGCGGCTGGTGTTGCCGTTGTTGCATCAGGTTCCGCAGTTGCGTGCCAAGGTGCTGTTTCATGGCAAGACCCGCCTGAGTGCCAGCGATGTGCGCTTACTGCGCAGTTACCCGGCAGAGCGGCTGAGCATTGCTGCCGTTTCGCAGACGCTTGCCGCATCGCTTGAGCACGAACTGAACCGGCCGGTGCAGACCTTGCGCATGGCCCTTGATCCGCTGGCTTTCGCCGAGCCGCTATTGAGCCGGGAGGCGGCCAGGCAGGCTTTGCAGTTGCCACAGGCAACCGGGGTGATGTTGGGCGCGGTCGGGCGGTTGGTCGAGAGCAAGGGCTTCGAGATGCTGATCAAGGCGTTCGCCAAAGCCAGTGTGGGCCAGCCGGGCCTACAGTTGGCAATCATTGGCGAGGGGCCCCTGCGTGCGTTGCTGCAGGCCCGTATCGACGCGCTGGGCCTGACCGGGCGTGTTCACCTCAGCGGCCACCGCGACGACCTGCAGCAGTTATACCGGGCATTCGACTGGCTGTTGGTACCTTCGCGCTCCGAAGGGCTGGGGTTGGTGGTGCAGGAGGCGGTCATGGCCGACGTGCCGGTGGTGTGCAGCGACCTGCAGGTGTTCCGCGAACAGTTGCAGGATACCGGTGGTTACTTGCCCGTTGCCAATGAAAACGCCTGGGCAGAGGCGATCGAGCGTTGTGCTGCGCTCAATGCCTCGCTGGTAGCCGCCCGGCAGCGGCAGGCACTGGCCCCGGAACAGGCCTGGCAGGCGTTCTGCAACGGCTCGCAGAGCCTGCTGCGCAGTTGA
- a CDS encoding toluene tolerance protein: MQCSRLNQVDFDQLTLGAQVLEADSHGAKVYLLADGNFLKVFRRKRLISSALLRPYSQRFVDNAARLAQMGIPTLQVISQHKLDLPGRTAVLYRPLPGRTLLQLSRDEGFSWDTYLPRLVELIHQLHRNGVYFRSLHLGNVVVTPDQQLGLIDVADMRFLRPPLSGRMIRRNVQHMVRYIEREKLADRFPLAAFEAALLAR, from the coding sequence ATGCAATGCTCCCGGCTCAACCAGGTCGACTTCGATCAGCTGACACTAGGCGCCCAGGTGCTAGAGGCAGACAGCCATGGCGCCAAAGTCTACCTGCTCGCGGATGGTAATTTCCTCAAGGTTTTTCGCAGGAAGCGGCTTATTTCATCTGCACTGCTGCGTCCATACTCCCAGCGCTTCGTCGACAACGCCGCGCGCCTGGCGCAAATGGGCATTCCCACCCTGCAAGTGATCAGCCAGCACAAGCTCGACCTGCCGGGCCGTACCGCCGTGCTGTATCGGCCGCTGCCAGGGCGCACCCTGTTGCAGCTGTCGCGCGATGAAGGGTTCAGTTGGGACACCTACCTGCCGCGTCTGGTCGAGCTGATTCACCAACTGCACCGCAACGGGGTGTATTTCCGCTCGTTGCACCTGGGCAATGTAGTGGTCACGCCCGATCAGCAGTTGGGACTGATCGACGTGGCTGACATGCGCTTCCTGCGCCCGCCGCTTTCGGGGCGCATGATTCGACGCAACGTCCAGCACATGGTGCGCTACATCGAGCGAGAGAAACTCGCTGACCGCTTCCCCCTTGCCGCCTTCGAGGCAGCCCTGCTGGCGCGCTGA
- a CDS encoding O-antigen ligase family protein, translating to MLYQKNWAKVWLGLGLVWFLAAIALAPSNKIYQQGLVLFLWLPTLVLAWPARRVLVQAWQRQPALWVSLLLLLAWSALSLVWSVAEEPGREAKRLLYILVFLLAFPLLAQLGQARIRQLLLVGCVLLAIAALVSVIHFYGMQGYPLLARLQGIGEISHPILGAYVIGSAVLFLLYQPPQQRGLQLLWLLALACLGAFVMLSQSRGAVLALVLTVILAPLWFRDRHSRVFSILAAVATGLAFYFVYDLIAKRGSSYRPEIFHAVVDMIAAHPWTGLGLGAAYDVSAVGKHFDHTHNMFTHVAVELGLPGMLLWIMVWLYTLGEIVRARGSLFGKILLGFWVYSTLAMQFDAASLTGTPRAEWFISWLPVGLVMSLPWGRAENDACGKISGST from the coding sequence ATGTTGTATCAGAAAAACTGGGCGAAGGTCTGGTTGGGCTTGGGTCTGGTCTGGTTTCTGGCAGCGATTGCCCTGGCCCCGAGCAACAAGATCTATCAGCAAGGCCTGGTGTTGTTCCTGTGGTTGCCGACGCTGGTCCTGGCCTGGCCTGCCAGGCGGGTACTGGTGCAAGCCTGGCAGCGCCAACCTGCTTTGTGGGTGAGTCTGCTGTTGCTGCTGGCTTGGAGCGCGCTGAGCCTGGTCTGGTCGGTGGCAGAAGAGCCGGGGCGTGAGGCCAAACGCCTGCTCTACATTCTCGTCTTCCTCTTGGCGTTCCCGTTGCTCGCGCAGCTTGGCCAGGCACGCATTCGCCAGTTGCTGCTGGTTGGTTGCGTTTTGCTGGCCATTGCTGCGCTGGTATCGGTGATTCATTTCTACGGTATGCAGGGCTACCCTTTGCTGGCCCGCCTGCAAGGCATCGGCGAAATATCGCATCCGATCCTCGGTGCCTACGTCATCGGTTCGGCGGTGTTATTCCTGCTTTATCAGCCGCCGCAGCAGCGCGGCCTGCAGCTATTGTGGCTCTTGGCACTGGCTTGCCTGGGGGCTTTTGTCATGCTTAGCCAGAGCCGTGGGGCGGTTCTGGCCCTGGTGCTCACCGTGATCTTGGCCCCGCTGTGGTTCCGTGACCGTCATAGCCGGGTATTCTCCATCCTGGCGGCTGTCGCCACCGGCCTGGCCTTCTATTTTGTCTACGACCTGATCGCCAAGCGCGGATCCTCCTACCGGCCGGAAATCTTCCATGCCGTGGTCGACATGATTGCCGCGCATCCCTGGACCGGCCTTGGCCTGGGCGCCGCCTACGATGTGAGCGCCGTGGGCAAGCACTTCGACCACACACACAACATGTTCACCCATGTTGCCGTCGAGCTGGGCCTGCCCGGCATGCTGCTGTGGATCATGGTGTGGTTGTACACGCTGGGTGAAATCGTGCGTGCACGCGGCTCGCTGTTCGGCAAGATCCTGCTCGGCTTCTGGGTGTACTCGACCCTGGCCATGCAGTTCGATGCCGCCAGCCTCACCGGTACGCCGCGTGCCGAATGGTTCATCAGCTGGCTGCCCGTGGGGCTGGTCATGTCGCTGCCATGGGGGCGTGCCGAAAATGACGCCTGTGGTAAAATTTCCGGTTCAACCTGA
- the msbA gene encoding lipid A export permease/ATP-binding protein MsbA, whose protein sequence is MAETPRPAEHTSSLKIYFRLLSYVKPYVGIFLLSIIGFVIFASTQPMLAGILKYFVDGLSNPEAVLFPNVPYLRDLQLLQAVPLLIILIAAWQGLGSFLGNYFLAKVSLCLVHDLRVELFNKLLVLPNRYFDNHNSGHLISRITFNVTMVTGAATDAVKVVIREGLTVVFLFGYLLWMNWHLTLVMVAILPLIAVMVSVASKKFRKQSKKIQVAMGDVTHVASETIQGYRVVRSFGGEAYEEQRFGKASQSNTDKQLRMTKTGSLYTPMLQLVIYSAMAALMFLVLFLRGESTAGDLVAYITAAGLLPKPIRQLSEVSSTIQKGLAGAESIFEQLDETPEVDTGTVEKERVEGRLEVRNLSFTYPGTEREVLSDISFVAEPGQMIALVGRSGSGKSTLAALIPRFYHHDQGQILLDGVEIENYRLRNLRRHVSQVTQHVTLFNDTVANNIAYGDLAGAPRADIEAAAADAYAKEFVDRLPKGFDTEVGENGVLLSGGQRQRLAIARALLKNAPLLILDEATSALDTESERHIQAALDHVMQGRTTLVIAHRLSTIEKADQILVMDQGRLVERGTHTELLAANGHYARLHAMGLDEPAKADIT, encoded by the coding sequence ATGGCCGAAACACCGCGACCGGCGGAACACACCTCCAGCCTGAAGATCTACTTCCGGCTGTTGAGCTATGTGAAACCCTATGTCGGCATTTTCCTGCTGAGCATCATCGGTTTCGTGATCTTTGCCTCGACCCAGCCCATGCTGGCCGGCATTCTCAAGTATTTCGTCGATGGGCTGAGCAACCCCGAAGCGGTGTTGTTCCCCAACGTCCCCTACCTGCGCGACCTGCAACTGTTGCAGGCGGTGCCGCTGCTGATCATCCTGATCGCCGCTTGGCAGGGCCTGGGTTCGTTCCTCGGCAACTACTTCCTGGCCAAGGTGTCCTTGTGCCTGGTGCACGACCTGCGTGTGGAGTTGTTCAACAAGCTGCTGGTACTGCCCAACCGCTACTTCGACAACCATAACTCCGGACACCTGATTTCGCGTATCACCTTCAACGTGACCATGGTCACCGGTGCGGCCACCGATGCGGTCAAGGTGGTGATCCGCGAAGGCCTGACAGTGGTATTTCTGTTCGGCTATCTGCTGTGGATGAACTGGCACCTGACCCTGGTGATGGTTGCCATCCTGCCGCTGATCGCGGTAATGGTCAGCGTCGCCAGCAAGAAATTCCGCAAGCAGAGCAAGAAGATCCAGGTGGCCATGGGCGACGTCACCCATGTCGCTTCGGAAACCATCCAGGGCTATCGAGTGGTCCGCAGCTTCGGCGGCGAGGCCTACGAGGAGCAGCGCTTCGGCAAGGCCAGCCAGAGCAACACCGACAAACAGCTGCGCATGACCAAGACCGGTTCGCTGTATACGCCGATGCTGCAACTGGTGATCTACTCCGCCATGGCTGCGCTGATGTTCCTGGTGCTGTTCCTGCGCGGTGAGTCCACTGCCGGTGACCTGGTTGCCTATATCACCGCCGCTGGCCTGCTGCCCAAGCCGATTCGTCAGCTTTCCGAGGTCAGTTCGACCATCCAGAAGGGCCTGGCCGGTGCCGAGAGCATTTTCGAGCAACTGGACGAAACGCCTGAAGTGGACACCGGTACCGTCGAGAAGGAACGCGTGGAAGGGCGCCTGGAAGTGCGCAACCTGAGCTTCACCTACCCCGGCACCGAGCGTGAAGTGCTCAGCGACATCAGCTTCGTCGCCGAGCCCGGGCAGATGATTGCCCTGGTCGGCCGCTCCGGCAGCGGCAAGTCTACTCTGGCGGCGCTGATCCCGCGCTTCTATCACCACGATCAAGGGCAGATCCTGCTCGATGGCGTGGAGATCGAGAACTACCGCCTGCGCAACCTGCGTCGCCACGTTTCGCAGGTGACCCAGCACGTCACCCTGTTCAACGATACCGTGGCCAACAACATCGCCTACGGCGACCTGGCCGGTGCGCCGCGCGCCGACATCGAAGCTGCTGCGGCCGATGCCTACGCCAAGGAGTTCGTTGACCGCTTGCCGAAAGGCTTCGATACCGAAGTGGGTGAAAACGGCGTGCTGCTCTCCGGCGGCCAGCGTCAGCGCCTGGCCATCGCCCGGGCATTGCTGAAAAACGCACCGCTGTTGATCCTCGACGAAGCCACCTCGGCGCTGGACACCGAATCCGAGCGGCATATCCAGGCGGCCCTGGACCATGTGATGCAGGGCCGTACCACACTGGTGATCGCCCACCGCCTGTCGACCATCGAGAAGGCCGACCAGATCCTGGTAATGGACCAAGGCCGCCTGGTCGAACGCGGCACCCATACCGAGCTGCTCGCGGCCAATGGCCATTATGCCCGCCTGCATGCCATGGGCCTGGATGAGCCAGCCAAGGCCGACATCACCTGA
- the hldE gene encoding bifunctional D-glycero-beta-D-manno-heptose-7-phosphate kinase/D-glycero-beta-D-manno-heptose 1-phosphate adenylyltransferase HldE, giving the protein MKLSMPRFDQAPVLVVGDVMLDRYWHGGTSRISPEAPVPVVKVDQIEDRPGGAANVALNIAALGAPAALIGVTGQDEAADSLANSLQAAGVRSVFQRIAHQPTIVKLRVMSRHQQLLRIDFEEPFATDPLSLGAEVDNLLEGVKVLVLSDYGKGALRNHQSLIQAARAKGIPVLADPKGKDFSIYRGASLITPNLSEFETIVGRCVDEAELVAKGLQLLQDLDLGALLVTRGEHGMTLLRSGQPALHLPARAREVFDVTGAGDTVISTLAAAIAAGEDLPHAVALANLAAGIVVGKLGTAAISAPELRRAIQREEGSERGVLGLEQLLLAIDDARAHKEKIVFTNGCFDILHAGHVTYLEQARAQGDRLIVAVNDDASVSRLKGPGRPINSVDRRMAVLAGLGAVDWVISFPEGTPENLLSQVKPDVLVKGGDYGIDQVVGADIVKAYGGTVKVLGLVENSSTTAIVEKIRKN; this is encoded by the coding sequence ATGAAGTTGTCCATGCCGCGTTTCGATCAAGCCCCGGTACTGGTGGTCGGCGATGTCATGCTCGACCGCTACTGGCATGGCGGTACTTCGCGTATCTCGCCAGAAGCGCCAGTGCCGGTGGTCAAGGTCGATCAGATCGAGGATCGCCCCGGCGGCGCGGCCAACGTTGCCTTGAACATCGCCGCCCTGGGCGCCCCGGCGGCGCTGATTGGCGTCACCGGCCAGGACGAGGCCGCCGACAGCCTGGCCAACAGTTTGCAGGCTGCCGGCGTGCGCTCGGTCTTCCAGCGCATCGCGCACCAGCCGACCATCGTCAAGCTGCGGGTCATGAGCCGTCACCAGCAGCTGCTGCGCATCGATTTCGAAGAACCGTTCGCCACCGACCCGCTGTCGCTGGGGGCCGAGGTCGACAACCTGCTCGAGGGCGTGAAGGTGCTGGTCCTGTCCGACTACGGCAAGGGCGCACTGAGAAATCACCAGAGCCTGATCCAGGCGGCGCGGGCCAAGGGCATTCCGGTGCTCGCCGACCCCAAGGGCAAGGACTTCTCCATCTACCGTGGCGCCAGCCTGATTACCCCGAACCTCAGCGAATTCGAGACCATCGTCGGCCGTTGCGTCGATGAGGCCGAACTGGTTGCCAAAGGCCTGCAGTTGCTGCAGGACCTCGACCTGGGCGCCTTGCTGGTGACCCGTGGCGAGCATGGCATGACCCTGCTGCGCAGCGGCCAGCCGGCGCTGCACCTGCCGGCGCGGGCGCGGGAAGTATTCGACGTGACCGGTGCCGGTGATACTGTCATCTCCACGCTCGCGGCGGCCATCGCTGCCGGCGAGGACCTGCCGCACGCGGTGGCCCTGGCCAACCTGGCGGCGGGTATCGTGGTCGGCAAGCTGGGTACGGCGGCGATCAGTGCCCCAGAACTGCGCCGGGCCATCCAGCGCGAGGAAGGCTCCGAGCGCGGTGTGCTGGGCCTGGAGCAACTGCTGTTGGCGATCGACGACGCGCGGGCGCACAAAGAGAAGATCGTCTTCACCAACGGTTGCTTCGACATTCTGCATGCCGGGCATGTCACCTACCTGGAGCAGGCCCGTGCCCAGGGCGACCGCCTGATCGTCGCAGTCAACGACGATGCCTCGGTCAGCCGCCTGAAAGGGCCGGGTCGACCGATCAACAGCGTCGACCGGCGCATGGCCGTACTGGCCGGGCTGGGGGCGGTGGACTGGGTGATCAGCTTCCCTGAGGGTACGCCGGAGAACCTGCTGAGCCAGGTCAAGCCGGATGTGCTGGTCAAAGGGGGGGATTACGGCATCGACCAGGTAGTGGGCGCCGATATCGTCAAGGCCTACGGCGGTACCGTGAAGGTGCTGGGGCTGGTCGAGAACAGCTCGACCACGGCGATCGTCGAGAAGATCCGCAAGAATTGA
- a CDS encoding metal ABC transporter ATPase, which produces MARTLIRKNPSNFKTLPLHVEATPEGLIYQSIGMPLNFAQTQQRRKAIQLPDAQRFVVELANLGVSVRLTLHWQNRDYWVLVRQRRQDRGDVVLKLISGYVPAQELNLPLHTAVQEVAEECLLETPEGWLGGRFNDTWLPVPYAAALHYRENPHFVLAPQSGAARPVHCGNLMLLERPRAYVHLPTASLQLIYDMRLQVPREAKKLSLFHVDERLEGGQLVARLNRKRPDLYLMPLQDGQPLAELYTLKKDELVPASTRGLHLAESFAHQEGWVVKEERVRWRDWVKQQGLVESKPVRASHLQRFGDKARALLERARTSLHK; this is translated from the coding sequence GTGGCGCGTACGCTGATCCGCAAGAACCCGAGCAACTTCAAGACGCTGCCGCTGCATGTCGAGGCCACGCCCGAAGGGCTGATCTACCAGAGCATCGGCATGCCGCTGAACTTCGCCCAGACCCAACAGCGACGCAAGGCCATCCAGTTGCCCGATGCACAGCGCTTCGTGGTGGAACTGGCCAACCTCGGCGTGTCGGTACGGCTGACCTTGCATTGGCAGAACCGTGACTACTGGGTTTTGGTACGCCAGCGTCGGCAAGACCGTGGCGATGTGGTGCTGAAGCTGATTTCCGGTTACGTGCCGGCGCAGGAACTGAACCTGCCGTTGCACACCGCCGTGCAGGAAGTTGCCGAGGAATGTCTGCTGGAAACCCCGGAAGGCTGGCTGGGCGGACGCTTCAACGATACCTGGCTGCCAGTGCCCTACGCCGCTGCCCTGCACTACCGCGAAAACCCGCATTTCGTGCTGGCCCCACAGTCCGGTGCCGCGCGCCCGGTGCACTGCGGCAACCTGATGCTGCTGGAACGGCCACGGGCCTATGTGCACCTGCCTACCGCCTCGTTGCAGCTGATCTATGACATGCGCCTACAAGTCCCTCGGGAGGCCAAGAAGCTCAGCCTGTTCCACGTCGATGAGCGGCTTGAGGGTGGCCAACTGGTGGCGCGGCTCAACCGCAAACGGCCCGACCTGTACCTGATGCCGTTGCAGGATGGCCAGCCACTGGCTGAGCTGTATACGTTGAAAAAGGATGAGCTGGTGCCGGCGAGCACGCGGGGGCTACACCTGGCTGAGAGTTTTGCTCACCAGGAGGGTTGGGTGGTGAAGGAAGAGCGGGTGCGCTGGAGGGATTGGGTGAAGCAGCAGGGGTTAGTGGAGAGCAAGCCGGTGCGGGCCTCGCACCTGCAGCGCTTTGGTGACAAGGCGCGGGCGCTGCTGGAGCGGGCTCGCACTTCGCTGCACAAGTAA